A single region of the Triticum dicoccoides isolate Atlit2015 ecotype Zavitan chromosome 2B, WEW_v2.0, whole genome shotgun sequence genome encodes:
- the LOC119366634 gene encoding 26 kDa endochitinase 1-like: MKPYMPTVLRAPRVVAVLAVVLAAALATAVNAQQCGSQAGGAACANCLCCSQFGYCGSGSAYCGAGCQSQCSGCGPTPPGPSPGGGVSSIISRDLFDRLLLHRNDCQEARGFYTYDAFLAAAAAFPSFGTTGSTETRRREVAAFLGQTSHETTGGWPAAPDGPYAWGYCFKQEQGSPGSYCDPKPEWPCASGKKYYGRGPIQLSWNYNYGQAGRAIGVDLLNNPDLVATDPTVSFKTALWFWMTAQDNKPASHAVITGQWTPSAADNAADRSPGYGVITNIINGGIECGKGQNPEVVDRIGFYKRYCDILGVGYGNNLDCYNQRSFKDGLSAGLASQ, translated from the coding sequence ATGAAGCCATACATGCCCACGGTACTGAGAGCCCCGAGGGTGGTGGCCGTCCTGGCCGTCGTCCTGGCGGCGGCGCTCGCCACAGCTGTGAACGCCCAGCAGTGCGGCTCGCAGGCTGGCGGCGCGGCGTGCGCAAACTGTCTCTGCTGCAGCCAATTCGGGTACTGTGGCAGCGGCAGCGCGTACTGCGGTGCCGGCTGTCAGAGCCAGTGCAGCGGCTGCGGCCCCACCCCTCCCGGCCCCAGCCCCGGCGGGGGCGTGTCGTCCATAATCTCCAGGGACCTCTTCGACCGGCTCCTCCTCCACCGCAACGACTGCCAAGAGGCCCGCGGGTTCTACACGTacgacgccttcctcgccgccgccgccgcgttccCGTCATTCGGCACCACGGGGAGCACGGAGACGAGGAGGCGGGAGGTGGCGGCCTTCCTCGGGCAGACCTCCCACGAGACCACCGGCGGGTGGCCCGCAGCGCCCGACGGACCGTACGCCTGGGGCTACTGCTTCAAGCAGGAGCAGGGCTCGCCGGGAAGCTACTGTGACCCAAAGCCAGAATGGCCGTGCGCGTCCGGCAAGAAATACTACGGGCGCGGCCCCATCCAGCTCTCATGGAACTACAACTACGGCCAAGCAGGGCGCGCAATCGGGGTGGACCTGCTCAACAACCCGGACCTGGTGGCGACAGACCCAACGGTGTCGTTCAAGACCGCGTTGTGGTTCTGGATGACGGCACAAGATAACAAGCCGGCGTCGCACGCTGTGATCACGGGTCAGTGGACGCCGTCTGCCGCCGACAACGCCGCCGACCGGTCGCCTGGCTACGgtgtcatcaccaacatcatcaacgGTGGGATCGAGTGCGGAAAGGGACAGAACCCCGAGGTGGTTGACCGGATTGGGTTCTATAAGCGATACTGTGACATCCTTGGGGTCGGCTACGGTAACAACCTTGACTGCTACAATCAGAGGTCATTCAAAGACGGGCTCTCGGCTGGGCTCGCATCACAGTAA